The sequence below is a genomic window from Providencia rettgeri.
TATGGATCGGTGAGGCAGGCACACCCGCGTTTAATAATATGTCGCATACCTCTTCAACGGTTTTTTGGCACGTCCAACTTTCGATTTCTTTTCGAAGCTCAGCTTGGTGCTGTGTTCGACCCGGGTCATTAAGGTAGCGTGGATCGTGGCATAACTGCGGTTTTTCCATACATTCGCAAAAACGTTGAAATAGCTTTTCACTGGCAATCGCGATCACCACTAAACCATCTTTTGCCTGATAAGTATCAAAAGGCGTAGAGACTGGATGGCGGTTACCCACTAAGCTCGGGGCCTTGTCATGAGCAAATAGGTTTGAAAGCCCTGTTAATTGCATGCTGAGTAAGACATCCACCATCGCCACATCAATATACTGTGCCGCTTCACCATGACGCTCTCGCGCAAATAACGCACTGCTTATCGCCCAAGATGCAAACATCCCAGCACACACATCCCCAATTGACTCACCACTGCGTGTCGGCCCTGTTTCTGGAAAACCCGTGACACTCATTAGTCCCGACATCGCTTGTGCCACGATGTCATAAGCGGGATAACTGGCTAATGGGCTATTTTGTCCAAAACCAGAAATACTGGCGTAGATTAACTGGGGGTTGTGCTGCTTTAAGCTATCAAAATCGATGCCAAGCCGTTGAGTCACACCAGGGCGAAAGTTTTCAACCACCACATCACTCTCTTTGACTAGTTGGAACAAAATAGCCCGGTCTTCATCTGCTTTGAGATCCAATTCAATACTGCGTTTACCTCGGTTAATCAAACCGTAATAAACACTTTCGCCATCAATGAATGGTCCTAAATGGCGGCTGTCATCACCGTGGTTGGGCACTTCGATTTTGATCACTTCAGCACCGAGATCGGCCATCATACCGGTGCAATACGGGCCGGCTAACACACGGCTTAAATCGATCACTTTGATCCCCGCCAGTGGCCCTTGTCTTTTCTGAGTTAACGCAGCATTCATACTGAATTCCTTCTATTCCAGAAAGATGCCAGCTCAACGTCAGCTGGCACACGACATTACTTCACCATAGGCAAATTAAGCCCTTGCTCTTTCGCACAGTTAATGGCGATGTCATAACCTGCATCCGCATGGCGCATAACGCCTGTTGCTGGGTCATTATGTAAAACGCGAGCTAAACGTTTATCAGCTGCATCCGTACCATCACACACAATGACGACCCCTGAGTGCTGTGAGAAGCCCATTCCAACACCACCGCCGTGGTGTAAACTAACCCACGTTGCACCACCTGCGGTATTTAACAATGCGTTCAATAACGGCCAGTCTGATACCGCATCAGAGCCATCTTTCATAGATTCCGTTTCGCGGTGTGGGCTAGCAACAGAGCCTGAATCTAAGTGGTCACGGCCGATCACAATTGGGCCTTTTAACTCGCCACTTTTCACCATTTCGTTGAAAGCACGACCCAATCTTTCTCTGTCTTTTAAGCCTACCCAACAAATTCGTGCAGGAAGCCCTTGGAATGCGATACGCTCACGAGCCATATCGAGCCAATTATGTAAGTGTTTGTCATCGGGTAATAATTCTTTTACTTTTTGGTCTGTTTTATAGATATCTTCTGGGTCGCCAGATAACGCAACCCAACGGAATGGGCCAATACCTTCACAAAACAGTGGTCGGATATAAGCAGGAACAAAGCCAGGGAAATCAAAGGCATTACTAATGCCTTCATCTTTTGCCATTTGGCGAATATTGTTGCCGTAATCAAAGGCTGCTGAGCCGCGTTTTTGCATCGTTAACATGGCATCAACTTGGACTGCCATACTTTTTTTCGCGGCTGTCGTCACTTCAGCTGGCGCTGTTTGTTGTTTTTCACGCCATTGGGTGAGAGTCCAACCCTGTGGTAAGTAACCGTGTACTGGGTCATGGGCACTCGTTTGGTCAGTGACTGAATCTGGGGTGATATTGCGTTTTACCAGTTCACTGTATACATCCGCCGCATTACCCAATAACCCAACAGAAACTGGCTGGCCATTGGCTTTGGCTTCTTCAATGTATTGCAATGCTTCATCAAGAGACGTGGCTTTTTTGTCCACATAACGCGTTCTTAGGCGAAAATCAATACGGCTCTCATCACATTCCACCGCTATCATGCTAAAACCCGCCATCGTTGCAGCTAATGGCTGTGCGCCCCCCATTCCACCGAGACCCCCCGTTAAGATCCAACGTCCCGCTGCGTTGCCATTAAAGTGCTGCTTCGCCAGCGAAACAAAGGTTTCATAGGTGCCTTGTACGATCCCTTGAGAACCTATGTAGATCCAAGAACCAGC
It includes:
- the hutU gene encoding urocanate hydratase, translating into MLNRTDSTRVIRAPRGSEKTCKSWLTEAVYRMLQNNLDPDVAEHPQSLVVYGGIGRAARDWECYDKILEVLTTLEDDQTLLVQSGKPVGVFPTHPDAPRVLIANSNIVPHWANWDHFNELDRKGLMMYGQMTAGSWIYIGSQGIVQGTYETFVSLAKQHFNGNAAGRWILTGGLGGMGGAQPLAATMAGFSMIAVECDESRIDFRLRTRYVDKKATSLDEALQYIEEAKANGQPVSVGLLGNAADVYSELVKRNITPDSVTDQTSAHDPVHGYLPQGWTLTQWREKQQTAPAEVTTAAKKSMAVQVDAMLTMQKRGSAAFDYGNNIRQMAKDEGISNAFDFPGFVPAYIRPLFCEGIGPFRWVALSGDPEDIYKTDQKVKELLPDDKHLHNWLDMARERIAFQGLPARICWVGLKDRERLGRAFNEMVKSGELKGPIVIGRDHLDSGSVASPHRETESMKDGSDAVSDWPLLNALLNTAGGATWVSLHHGGGVGMGFSQHSGVVIVCDGTDAADKRLARVLHNDPATGVMRHADAGYDIAINCAKEQGLNLPMVK
- a CDS encoding CaiB/BaiF CoA transferase family protein, which encodes MNAALTQKRQGPLAGIKVIDLSRVLAGPYCTGMMADLGAEVIKIEVPNHGDDSRHLGPFIDGESVYYGLINRGKRSIELDLKADEDRAILFQLVKESDVVVENFRPGVTQRLGIDFDSLKQHNPQLIYASISGFGQNSPLASYPAYDIVAQAMSGLMSVTGFPETGPTRSGESIGDVCAGMFASWAISSALFARERHGEAAQYIDVAMVDVLLSMQLTGLSNLFAHDKAPSLVGNRHPVSTPFDTYQAKDGLVVIAIASEKLFQRFCECMEKPQLCHDPRYLNDPGRTQHQAELRKEIESWTCQKTVEEVCDILLNAGVPASPIHNLHQATQSEHAQVRQVLTHLNDGGTPLVSQPVFFNGNKPHSTRRAPKLGEANAVYKPEKTTIKNAETMQ